A stretch of Acyrthosiphon pisum isolate AL4f unplaced genomic scaffold, pea_aphid_22Mar2018_4r6ur Scaffold_20812;HRSCAF=22209, whole genome shotgun sequence DNA encodes these proteins:
- the LOC103309829 gene encoding uncharacterized protein LOC103309829, whose protein sequence is MDQKQIEDALSDSDFSFSDESIDDSDADPLFQLSESDDESSDHESLPVQLNADNDNISSNWYPVTGNYQKYFTYENDCTLPIELLANNEPYDYFKLFLTDDILNCMVLETNRNAEQYLKSIRLSRSSRFRSWQPIVLEDMTKFIGLLLWMGVVKYPNIADYWSKAEDMKIV, encoded by the coding sequence atggatCAAAAGCAGATCGAAGATGCACTAAGTGATTCAGATTTTTCATTTTCGGATGAAAGTATTGATGACAGCGATGCCGATCCTCTTTTTCAACTATCAGAAAGTGATGACGAATCCAGTGATCATGAATCCCTTCCAGTACAACTTAATgctgataatgataatatatcatctaACTGGTATCCTGTTACAGGtaattaccaaaaatattttacttatgaaAACGATTGCACGTTACCTATAGAATTATTGGCAAATAATGAGccatatgattattttaaattatttcttactgACGATATACTTAACTGCATGGTCTTGGAAACTAATAGAAATGCTGAACAATATCTAAAAAGTATTAGACTGTCGCGTAGTAGTAGATTCCGTTCATGGCAACCTATAGTATTAGAGGATATGACGAAATTTATTGGACTGTTACTTTGGATGGGTGTAGTGAAATATCCAAACATTGCTGATTACTGGAGTAAAGCGGAAGATATGAAAATAGTGTAG